A DNA window from Candidatus Protochlamydia naegleriophila contains the following coding sequences:
- a CDS encoding response regulator transcription factor → MQKTKILLIEDEEDIASLIKLQAELAGYKVHVEMDGLNGYLAVERERPDIIVLDIMLPGLNGLDVCRKIKSNPDFEDIPIIIISAKSEELDVVLGLELGADDYVAKPFSLKVLFSRVKAVLRRGKEAEKEVKVLTFGDYTMEVDRYLLRKKDKSIALTLSEFGILRRLLLNRGKVLTRNQLLDDVQNDEAFIIDRNIDVHIASLRKKLGPNFDGIETVRGVGYRFKDED, encoded by the coding sequence ATGCAAAAAACAAAAATATTGCTCATAGAAGACGAAGAAGACATTGCGTCGCTTATTAAGCTGCAAGCGGAACTTGCGGGTTATAAGGTTCACGTTGAAATGGATGGGCTGAATGGCTATTTAGCCGTTGAAAGAGAAAGACCAGATATTATTGTATTGGATATCATGCTGCCTGGCTTGAACGGATTGGACGTGTGTCGCAAGATCAAGAGTAATCCCGATTTTGAAGATATTCCGATTATCATCATATCAGCCAAGAGTGAGGAGTTAGACGTTGTATTGGGACTCGAATTAGGTGCTGATGATTACGTGGCAAAGCCATTTTCTTTGAAAGTGCTTTTTTCTCGAGTTAAAGCGGTTTTGAGACGCGGCAAAGAGGCGGAAAAAGAGGTAAAGGTATTGACCTTTGGCGATTACACGATGGAAGTGGATCGATATCTATTGCGCAAGAAGGACAAGAGTATTGCCTTGACTCTTTCTGAATTTGGCATTTTGCGTCGTTTATTACTGAACCGTGGCAAAGTTCTGACTCGTAATCAACTGCTAGATGATGTTCAAAATGATGAAGCCTTCATTATTGACCGCAACATCGACGTACACATCGCTTCCTTGCGCAAGAAGCTAGGCCCCAATTTCGACGGAATTGAAACCGTTCGGGGTGTTGGCTATCGCTTCAAAGATGAGGACTAG
- a CDS encoding F-box protein — protein sequence MKVMRDEHSCTSKSWGVLSEGEEEYGRTYKKKKTDQSDFSQFLPNELVLEIFNFLGCEQSAASLLPVCKQFYAVGSDYPPIQLLSAVKQMRTKEWSGCLPLSVNMRPTDRLQKQFATMIASFDKGYQGTQNLLELTPCLRSNFSFTHLVENNRYLFESLVKSNGMMLKYRGSSLERDLPILQSGVQANKLAFEFVPDDLKPKIQETVYREIHLYQVEEWLTEGASREPPQWMAQYTESKDVFEELDQWINE from the coding sequence ATGAAAGTAATGAGAGATGAGCACTCTTGCACAAGCAAGAGCTGGGGAGTTTTGTCCGAAGGAGAAGAAGAGTATGGGAGAACGTATAAAAAGAAGAAAACTGACCAATCAGATTTTTCGCAGTTTCTACCAAACGAATTGGTATTAGAGATTTTTAATTTTTTGGGATGCGAGCAATCGGCAGCCTCTCTTCTACCAGTTTGCAAACAATTCTATGCTGTGGGGAGCGACTATCCTCCGATTCAGCTCCTTTCGGCTGTTAAACAGATGCGGACAAAAGAATGGTCCGGTTGTCTCCCGCTTTCGGTGAACATGAGGCCGACCGATCGTTTGCAAAAACAATTTGCAACGATGATCGCAAGTTTCGATAAAGGCTATCAAGGGACTCAAAACTTACTCGAACTGACCCCCTGTTTACGCTCTAATTTTTCTTTTACTCACCTCGTCGAGAATAATCGCTATCTGTTCGAATCTCTCGTCAAATCCAATGGCATGATGCTAAAGTATAGGGGGTCCTCCCTTGAGAGAGATCTGCCTATTTTGCAGAGCGGTGTTCAAGCAAATAAATTGGCATTCGAGTTTGTGCCCGATGACTTGAAGCCCAAAATTCAAGAAACAGTTTATCGAGAGATTCATCTCTATCAAGTGGAAGAGTGGCTAACAGAAGGGGCAAGCAGAGAGCCTCCTCAGTGGATGGCACAATATACCGAATCTAAAGATGTCTTCGAAGAGCTCGATCAATGGATCAATGAGTGA
- a CDS encoding DMT family transporter: protein MFYVILLYALFASVFTIAKTGLQHAQPFFLVGTRMLLAGCILLGYQKIVNKVSFSFDKQTWWRIFQLAAFNIYLTNVFEFWGLQYLTSFKTCFIYSLSPFLSALFCYMLFSEKLTRKKWMGLFIGFLGFLPILLSQTSNEEQTGHLLFFSWAELAVMMAAICSVYGWIVLMQLVNEHKLAPMTANGTSMFIGGGLALAHSLAVETWSPIPVTNIPIFIECTLLLILISNLICYNLYGTLLKKYSATFISFAGFTTPLFTALFGWIFLGEVVTWPFYVSFVIVFIGLLLFDQDELKKTYRDSLLVAPKPTEA, encoded by the coding sequence ATGTTTTACGTGATTCTTCTTTATGCCTTATTTGCTAGCGTCTTTACGATTGCCAAAACAGGATTACAACATGCTCAACCCTTCTTCTTAGTAGGCACACGCATGTTGTTGGCAGGTTGCATCTTACTAGGATATCAGAAGATCGTGAACAAGGTGAGTTTTTCGTTTGATAAGCAAACATGGTGGCGTATTTTTCAATTAGCGGCTTTTAACATTTATTTGACAAATGTTTTTGAATTTTGGGGTTTACAATACTTAACCTCGTTCAAAACCTGTTTTATTTATAGTTTATCCCCTTTCCTTTCGGCTTTATTTTGTTACATGCTTTTCTCTGAAAAGCTGACGCGCAAAAAGTGGATGGGTCTTTTTATAGGCTTTTTAGGATTTTTACCTATTCTACTGAGTCAAACAAGCAATGAAGAACAAACAGGCCATTTACTTTTCTTTTCCTGGGCCGAGTTAGCCGTGATGATGGCAGCCATTTGCAGCGTCTATGGTTGGATTGTTTTGATGCAATTGGTCAACGAGCATAAGCTTGCTCCGATGACAGCCAATGGAACGAGCATGTTCATTGGCGGCGGTTTAGCCCTTGCCCATTCCTTAGCCGTTGAGACCTGGTCTCCGATTCCTGTTACAAACATTCCAATCTTTATAGAATGCACTCTGTTGTTAATTTTAATTTCCAATCTCATCTGCTATAATCTCTACGGAACTCTTCTCAAAAAGTATTCAGCAACATTTATCTCTTTTGCAGGTTTTACGACTCCCCTCTTTACGGCTCTTTTTGGATGGATTTTCCTAGGCGAAGTCGTGACTTGGCCATTCTACGTTTCTTTTGTCATTGTCTTTATAGGATTGCTCCTTTTCGATCAGGACGAGCTCAAAAAAACGTATCGAGACAGTTTGTTGGTGGCTCCCAAACCGACCGAGGCTTAA
- a CDS encoding tetratricopeptide repeat protein produces the protein MTTAEKEVLLEFDREFYKNRTQGLIDPAINRFQRILKSYTIFNLFFITLLLAELIYFFVHLTFLAQTFVLAIHLALIIVTIFSYFTMRMYFQTRKTERLMELRTEFLQACESSLQDLEESPEYHLTISYACCKLAADLHANEYTIYPAPFRLDFLSPSFEKVSCWFHWQDVHLMKELLLQACIEEHIKLVRLEPTNLETHTGLANAYVMLSGLYVDPRTVEGLDDERWIPANKYNETFQLKFRSIAERAIEEFKILSDYAPHDPWVHAQLAYSYHDLQMPTEEIREYEIILQLCPDDKETLFKLGKLYFEQGLNAKGLHVYETLKKSNYKKAESLIHFYGAYATHAKN, from the coding sequence ATGACAACGGCCGAAAAAGAAGTTCTGCTCGAATTTGACAGGGAGTTCTACAAGAATCGCACGCAAGGATTAATAGATCCAGCCATCAACCGATTTCAGCGCATTTTAAAGTCTTATACGATTTTCAACCTCTTCTTTATCACATTGCTGCTGGCAGAGCTTATCTATTTTTTTGTGCACCTCACTTTTTTGGCTCAAACCTTCGTGCTGGCTATTCATTTAGCCCTAATTATCGTCACCATTTTCTCCTATTTCACCATGCGCATGTACTTTCAAACTAGAAAGACAGAGCGTTTAATGGAATTGAGAACAGAGTTTCTACAAGCTTGCGAATCGAGCTTACAAGATCTCGAGGAATCTCCCGAATATCACCTAACCATTTCTTATGCCTGCTGCAAGTTGGCGGCCGACCTGCATGCTAATGAATACACCATCTACCCAGCCCCGTTCCGTCTCGATTTCTTGTCCCCTTCCTTTGAGAAGGTGAGCTGCTGGTTTCACTGGCAAGATGTGCATTTAATGAAAGAGCTTCTTCTTCAAGCCTGCATCGAAGAACACATCAAATTGGTACGATTGGAGCCCACCAACTTAGAAACGCACACGGGCCTTGCAAATGCTTATGTCATGTTATCCGGGCTCTACGTCGATCCAAGAACTGTGGAAGGGCTTGACGATGAGCGCTGGATTCCAGCCAATAAATACAATGAAACCTTTCAGCTAAAATTTCGAAGCATCGCTGAGCGTGCAATTGAAGAATTCAAGATTTTAAGCGATTATGCACCCCACGATCCCTGGGTCCATGCCCAGCTGGCTTATAGCTATCATGACTTGCAAATGCCGACTGAAGAGATTCGGGAATATGAAATTATTCTTCAGCTGTGCCCTGACGACAAGGAAACTTTATTCAAATTAGGCAAGCTGTATTTCGAGCAAGGGCTGAATGCCAAGGGCTTGCACGTGTATGAAACGTTAAAAAAGTCTAACTACAAAAAAGCTGAGAGCCTGATCCATTTTTATGGTGCCTATGCAACCCATGCGAAAAACTAA
- a CDS encoding DUF4864 domain-containing protein, which translates to MNPNSLDTAPTEPTPQIRKKPMPLWFKILVAIAVTLLIGVTAGILFTERLVDVIDNQLEALRQNDVTKAYYGYTSKDFQAATSQEQFREFIETYPVFLNNQSAHFTQRSIDNNISTLKGNLTSQDHINTPIEYKLIKEDDKWKILSIRLIKPDRIPGTKPSGNIQDLIGVVQSQLQAIQDEKLGDAYQNYTSKEFREATSEAAFEEFIKRYPIFSDYQTASFHKRRISDGVGTLSVILQTDHLAAYVKYYLIYEDHAWKIWSLRILSPSEEGDQEQGKNQPTVKKAAQKDETVAPMSFGSIQLGSSANEEGIIQNPQTIFPSDLRDLYVDLEIKNGSKGSIIYLSLQHIESGSSIPAKATIEDEGDTMLMSVFSPPKSGWPKGHYKLVVTTSSGLNKIVDFDID; encoded by the coding sequence ATGAATCCAAATTCGCTAGATACCGCTCCCACAGAGCCTACGCCCCAGATTCGAAAGAAACCCATGCCACTTTGGTTTAAGATCTTGGTCGCCATTGCTGTTACCCTCCTAATTGGTGTAACAGCCGGAATTTTATTTACAGAGCGCCTAGTCGACGTGATAGATAATCAGCTCGAAGCTCTCCGGCAAAACGATGTTACCAAAGCGTATTACGGCTATACGTCGAAAGATTTTCAAGCAGCTACTTCCCAAGAGCAATTTCGTGAATTCATCGAAACATATCCCGTTTTTTTAAACAATCAATCGGCCCACTTTACACAGCGTTCAATCGACAATAACATCAGCACTTTGAAGGGCAATTTAACCTCTCAAGACCATATCAATACGCCCATCGAGTATAAATTGATCAAAGAAGACGATAAGTGGAAAATTCTGAGCATTCGCCTGATAAAGCCAGATCGCATTCCAGGAACAAAACCCTCAGGGAACATTCAAGACCTGATTGGAGTCGTTCAATCTCAACTTCAGGCCATCCAAGACGAAAAACTGGGCGATGCTTATCAGAATTACACTTCTAAAGAATTTCGCGAAGCTACTTCAGAGGCTGCTTTTGAAGAATTCATCAAGCGCTATCCTATCTTTAGCGACTATCAAACTGCCTCTTTTCATAAACGGCGGATCAGCGATGGAGTGGGCACCCTTTCAGTGATCCTCCAGACCGATCATTTGGCTGCTTACGTCAAATACTATCTGATTTATGAAGATCATGCCTGGAAGATTTGGAGTCTGCGCATTCTTTCACCATCGGAAGAAGGCGACCAGGAACAGGGAAAAAATCAGCCAACCGTAAAAAAAGCGGCCCAAAAAGATGAAACGGTAGCTCCAATGAGCTTTGGTTCGATTCAACTTGGATCTTCGGCCAATGAAGAAGGAATCATTCAAAATCCTCAAACGATCTTTCCATCCGATCTGAGGGATCTGTATGTTGATTTGGAAATTAAGAACGGAAGCAAAGGCAGTATCATTTACTTGAGCCTACAACACATTGAAAGCGGCTCTTCTATTCCAGCCAAGGCAACCATCGAAGATGAGGGAGACACGATGCTAATGTCTGTTTTTTCCCCACCCAAAAGTGGTTGGCCAAAAGGGCATTATAAACTAGTTGTCACGACCTCCTCTGGTTTGAACAAAATTGTTGATTTTGACATCGATTAA
- the rsmD gene encoding 16S rRNA (guanine(966)-N(2))-methyltransferase RsmD — protein sequence MYIIAGQYRHQRLVTPKGMQTRPTASRLRESLFNICQGFIENARFLDLFAGSGAIGFEALSRGALAVTFIDASKEAVRCQQTNASKLDVQTQCQILHGQVLTLLPWLEKQRKQYDIIFADPPYATTDHPEEKQFYSEKIVRFLDASTLLAEKGVLFIEEESRFEPQINDLRKLQLIDSRRMGHTTLQRYEWNVSQ from the coding sequence ATGTACATCATAGCAGGACAATATCGCCACCAACGCCTAGTAACTCCCAAAGGCATGCAAACCCGCCCAACCGCTAGCCGCTTGCGCGAATCCCTCTTTAATATTTGCCAGGGCTTTATCGAAAATGCGCGCTTTCTCGATTTATTCGCAGGCTCTGGTGCCATTGGCTTCGAGGCACTCAGTCGCGGCGCTCTGGCTGTTACCTTTATCGATGCAAGCAAAGAAGCCGTTCGCTGCCAGCAAACCAATGCCTCCAAGCTAGATGTCCAAACGCAATGCCAGATTCTTCACGGCCAAGTCCTTACCCTTCTTCCCTGGCTTGAAAAACAGCGCAAACAATATGACATCATCTTTGCCGATCCTCCTTACGCGACGACAGACCATCCAGAAGAAAAACAATTCTATAGTGAAAAAATAGTCCGTTTTCTCGACGCTAGCACTTTGCTGGCCGAAAAGGGAGTACTCTTTATAGAAGAAGAGAGCCGCTTTGAACCTCAAATAAACGATTTAAGGAAATTGCAGCTGATCGACAGCAGACGCATGGGACATACGACCCTGCAACGCTACGAATGGAACGTGAGCCAATAG
- a CDS encoding MFS transporter has protein sequence MSTPVKQSVSLSLAPLLVLTWLSHFFVDTMLGIWPVYKSLAQLDLAKAGLVVAAGALIGEGSQLFFGAFSDRGYRKHFMILGLLLAIASTFLASFANYGALFCLYMLTCIGSGSFHPAAGGLMSSLVPSRRGLLMAIFASGGSLGLAFSQLIFMYTYTNLDGQTYLLALPVAIVALMVILYRFPSTAAASSHVSRGILKDFKAFFKSSPLRMLYFSQVANQSILWGTIFILPDALRTLGHAEWVCFGGGHMCFILGGAFMMVPAGYLADKYSPRLIILIAGIVSCAAFYSILFSAGISMWVGLTILFVLGASLTLVNPLGIALGARFEPTRPGSVNAFLMGLVWCVSEALGPGGVGVMTAFFDDYAPVKALAVLGLLFLIQIYATYCLPKEVPELAGSVA, from the coding sequence ATGTCTACTCCTGTAAAGCAATCCGTTTCTTTATCATTGGCTCCATTGCTTGTTTTGACTTGGCTTTCCCATTTTTTTGTTGATACGATGTTGGGCATTTGGCCTGTCTATAAATCTTTGGCGCAGCTTGATCTTGCTAAGGCAGGGCTTGTGGTTGCAGCGGGGGCCTTGATTGGTGAAGGGTCTCAGCTATTTTTTGGGGCATTTAGCGATCGGGGCTATCGCAAGCATTTTATGATTTTGGGTCTGCTGTTGGCAATTGCGAGCACGTTTTTAGCAAGTTTTGCTAACTATGGAGCCTTATTTTGCCTCTATATGCTGACATGCATAGGATCTGGCAGTTTCCATCCGGCTGCTGGGGGATTGATGAGCAGCTTAGTTCCCTCCAGAAGAGGGCTGTTAATGGCTATTTTTGCCTCTGGCGGGAGCCTGGGCCTGGCGTTCAGTCAATTGATTTTTATGTACACGTATACGAATTTGGATGGCCAGACCTATCTTTTAGCGCTACCAGTTGCCATTGTAGCTCTCATGGTCATTTTGTACCGCTTCCCTTCGACAGCAGCTGCCTCCTCGCACGTTTCACGTGGAATCCTGAAGGATTTTAAGGCTTTTTTCAAATCTTCTCCCTTGCGCATGCTCTACTTTTCTCAGGTGGCCAATCAATCCATCTTATGGGGGACGATTTTTATTTTGCCTGATGCTCTCAGAACGCTTGGCCATGCCGAATGGGTTTGTTTTGGCGGGGGGCACATGTGTTTTATTTTAGGTGGAGCCTTCATGATGGTCCCGGCAGGGTATTTGGCTGATAAGTATTCGCCTCGCCTGATCATTTTGATTGCTGGTATTGTGAGCTGCGCAGCTTTTTATTCCATCTTGTTTTCAGCAGGGATTTCGATGTGGGTTGGATTGACAATTCTTTTTGTGTTGGGCGCTTCGCTGACTTTGGTAAATCCTCTTGGAATTGCTCTAGGGGCCCGCTTTGAGCCCACGCGACCAGGCTCGGTCAATGCTTTTTTGATGGGGCTTGTATGGTGTGTATCGGAGGCCTTGGGACCTGGCGGGGTTGGGGTGATGACTGCCTTTTTTGATGATTATGCCCCTGTAAAGGCATTAGCCGTTTTGGGTCTTTTGTTTCTCATCCAGATTTATGCCACTTATTGTCTTCCCAAAGAGGTGCCAGAGCTGGCGGGTTCTGTGGCCTAA
- a CDS encoding DUF692 domain-containing protein — translation MAPQNIPNLGIGIGLRPPHYEDIFRLQPEIGWFEIISENFMVEGGKSLEYLDKILERYPVVQHGVSLAIGSPAPLDFDYLKRLKDLTKRTRTPWVSDHLCWGHQPGAHYHDLLPLPYTREVIDYVSERARIVQDYLELPFALENLSSYVAFKQDEMPEWEFYTAVVEKADIYMMLDVNNIYVSSRNQGFDPKLYYQNIPLDRVIQIHLAGHSDFGDYVLDTHDHPVRNEVWELYAEIYPQTGGVSTLLEWDDNLLSFEQTWAEALKAKQFQQGIHSKHSLPSISKEGVYV, via the coding sequence ATGGCTCCTCAGAACATCCCCAATTTAGGCATTGGTATTGGCTTGCGACCTCCCCACTATGAAGACATTTTTCGTCTGCAACCAGAAATTGGTTGGTTTGAGATCATCAGTGAGAATTTTATGGTAGAAGGGGGCAAGTCGCTTGAATATTTAGATAAGATTTTAGAGCGCTATCCGGTTGTTCAGCATGGCGTTTCTTTGGCAATCGGAAGCCCGGCTCCTTTAGACTTTGATTATTTAAAAAGGCTGAAAGACTTGACGAAGCGAACCAGAACACCTTGGGTATCCGATCATCTCTGCTGGGGTCATCAGCCAGGCGCCCACTACCATGACCTACTACCTTTGCCGTATACCCGGGAAGTCATCGACTACGTATCCGAACGGGCTCGCATCGTACAAGACTATCTAGAGCTGCCGTTTGCCCTCGAAAATCTTTCTTCATATGTGGCATTTAAACAAGATGAAATGCCGGAATGGGAGTTTTACACTGCCGTCGTTGAGAAAGCCGATATTTACATGATGCTCGACGTCAACAATATCTATGTCTCAAGCCGCAATCAGGGCTTTGATCCCAAGCTTTACTATCAAAATATTCCATTAGATCGCGTCATTCAAATCCACTTAGCCGGTCATAGCGACTTTGGAGACTATGTCTTAGACACTCATGACCATCCCGTTCGCAATGAAGTATGGGAGCTCTATGCGGAAATCTATCCTCAAACAGGAGGCGTCTCAACCCTCTTAGAATGGGATGACAACCTCTTATCATTTGAACAAACATGGGCAGAAGCCTTAAAGGCTAAACAATTTCAACAAGGAATTCACAGCAAACATTCCTTGCCATCCATTTCAAAAGAAGGTGTTTATGTCTAA
- a CDS encoding DNA-binding domain-containing protein, giving the protein MSKQTLDQETDDSSCSLKSTQEWFASIITNPLAKNDAINPKAPNGMLIAEEAARYIVPSPTMLPHQRLQIYNQQYWWRLLNTLHANFPLLTRLFGYQAFNEKIGVPYLHQCPPNHWSLTLLGERLPSWIANSYKKPDKPLILNAAKLDWAFTASFIAPQPPPLDLNELAQENPSLLLTKPFYLQPHIHLFKWDYDLLAFRELFLQQEVDYWTEHRFPALPKRKSSHFALYRTLKNGQAWREITKGEHFLLQLFQKGSSVEAACEAIEEQESVLYEQVASNLQKWIQDWTRLGWLTLKERV; this is encoded by the coding sequence ATGTCTAAACAAACGCTCGATCAAGAGACAGATGATTCCTCTTGTTCTCTTAAATCCACTCAAGAGTGGTTTGCAAGCATCATTACAAACCCGCTAGCCAAAAATGATGCTATCAATCCAAAGGCGCCAAACGGCATGCTGATCGCCGAAGAAGCTGCCCGCTATATTGTGCCAAGCCCTACCATGCTTCCGCATCAACGCCTCCAAATCTACAATCAGCAATACTGGTGGCGCCTGCTCAATACCCTGCACGCCAATTTTCCTCTTTTAACCAGGCTATTTGGTTATCAAGCCTTTAACGAGAAAATTGGAGTGCCTTATCTTCATCAGTGCCCGCCCAATCACTGGTCTTTGACCTTGCTTGGTGAGCGCCTCCCCTCCTGGATTGCAAACAGCTACAAAAAACCCGATAAACCCCTCATTCTCAATGCAGCCAAGTTGGATTGGGCCTTTACTGCTAGTTTTATTGCTCCGCAGCCTCCTCCACTCGACTTGAACGAGCTTGCACAAGAGAATCCCAGTCTCTTACTAACTAAGCCATTTTACTTACAACCGCATATTCATCTTTTTAAATGGGACTATGACTTGCTTGCTTTTCGAGAACTCTTTCTTCAGCAAGAAGTCGATTATTGGACTGAGCATCGCTTTCCAGCGCTGCCAAAAAGAAAGTCCTCTCATTTTGCTTTATACCGCACCCTTAAAAATGGCCAGGCCTGGAGAGAAATTACAAAAGGTGAGCACTTTCTGCTGCAGCTCTTTCAAAAGGGGTCGAGCGTTGAAGCCGCTTGCGAAGCCATTGAAGAACAGGAATCGGTTCTTTACGAACAGGTAGCATCCAATCTTCAAAAATGGATTCAAGATTGGACAAGGCTTGGCTGGTTGACATTAAAAGAAAGAGTCTAA
- a CDS encoding rhodanese-like domain-containing protein, with the protein MKKVLIGMALLMMPLNANEGQIVGNLESCESGYRAISTLELNQLIYTSRSPFAIIDARLAEEDDGRRIADAKFLPLETDAKVIKAIIPNLKVKVVVYSMHVDCPNSAKMAVRLAKMGYSHVFQYGEGIDGWEKSGNKVERVRKVGIRPPQIKPLLVDTP; encoded by the coding sequence ATGAAAAAAGTCCTTATAGGTATGGCTTTATTGATGATGCCTTTAAATGCGAATGAAGGGCAGATAGTTGGGAATCTTGAAAGCTGTGAGAGCGGCTATCGAGCCATTTCTACTTTGGAATTGAATCAACTGATATACACATCGCGCTCGCCTTTCGCCATTATTGATGCACGCCTTGCAGAGGAGGATGATGGCAGACGTATAGCTGATGCGAAGTTTCTTCCTTTAGAAACAGACGCCAAGGTCATAAAGGCGATTATCCCCAATCTAAAGGTGAAAGTGGTTGTTTATAGCATGCATGTAGATTGCCCCAACAGTGCCAAAATGGCCGTTCGACTCGCGAAGATGGGCTATAGCCATGTTTTTCAATATGGAGAGGGGATTGACGGGTGGGAAAAAAGCGGTAATAAGGTCGAGAGAGTGAGAAAAGTGGGTATTAGGCCCCCTCAGATTAAACCCTTGCTAGTAGACACGCCCTAA
- the pgeF gene encoding peptidoglycan editing factor PgeF, whose translation MQRFKQNNIEWLEFDLLADIPHLKHAVFLRHGGLSQAPFNSLNTSLSVGDNAAAVENNRALIAKQSKGDSFNWSHMVTGQGCHGKYISYVERHTPHTIPQCDGLLSSTPGITLMMTHADCQIGLFYDPHHRIIANIHSGWRGSVQNIYAETISQMQRRFGSNPADLLVCISPSLGPDESEFIHYSYELPEEFWSFQIRPTYFDFWSISEYQLQNAGILPHHIEIARLSTYSNANDYFSYRRDKITGRHATCITLL comes from the coding sequence ATGCAGCGATTTAAACAAAACAACATCGAGTGGTTAGAATTTGATTTATTGGCAGACATTCCGCATTTAAAACATGCCGTCTTCTTACGCCATGGCGGACTGAGCCAAGCCCCTTTTAATAGCTTGAATACGAGTCTTAGCGTCGGTGACAATGCTGCAGCTGTTGAAAACAATCGAGCCTTGATCGCCAAGCAATCCAAAGGAGACTCCTTTAACTGGTCCCATATGGTCACAGGACAAGGATGTCATGGCAAATATATCAGCTACGTTGAAAGACATACCCCGCACACAATTCCTCAATGCGACGGGTTACTCTCTTCCACACCCGGCATTACCTTAATGATGACCCATGCAGACTGCCAAATTGGCCTTTTTTACGATCCCCACCATCGTATCATTGCCAATATCCACTCGGGCTGGCGCGGTAGCGTTCAAAACATTTATGCAGAAACCATATCCCAAATGCAAAGGCGTTTTGGATCCAACCCAGCAGATTTATTGGTTTGCATTTCACCAAGCCTTGGACCAGATGAATCAGAATTTATCCACTACAGCTACGAGCTTCCCGAAGAATTTTGGAGCTTTCAAATACGCCCAACCTATTTTGATTTCTGGTCCATTAGCGAATATCAGCTGCAAAACGCAGGCATTCTGCCTCATCACATTGAAATCGCCCGCTTAAGCACATACTCCAATGCTAATGACTACTTTTCCTATCGGCGGGATAAAATTACCGGAAGGCATGCCACTTGCATTACTCTGCTCTAG
- a CDS encoding CDP-glycerol glycerophosphotransferase family protein, with amino-acid sequence MALKEKACIGLNPNTYSHLTEHLAPICVIMDMPLLLTDEKHAAEAQRLYPNLKVLLMDWEDVTPQFLIEHYDVFFQSEPWKRHEFYANFRGLEKAYLKEVRNVHCPHGFSDKIFWLEKCVWEDIVLIYGENMIDLFKGLGIAEHLNAAPRVGNYRYLYYKHYQSHFDRLAEEHVWSRFKNRQPTILYAPTCHDQDHTTSFMHAEQLFEKVPSSYNLLVKIHPALEETDGPAVYRMMGKYEKRDNIVFIQDFPPVYPLLAKSDLYIGDMSSIGYDFLSFNRPMFFLNQTKKDAKKDRNLFLYRCGFEILPEQYGELYQILETQLPFDQERYGSIRKEIYRYTFGEEIPFEKIRESIMQATFSPKKFD; translated from the coding sequence ATGGCACTTAAGGAAAAAGCATGCATTGGCTTGAATCCCAATACCTATAGCCACCTGACGGAGCATTTAGCGCCTATTTGCGTGATCATGGACATGCCTTTGCTTTTAACTGACGAAAAGCACGCAGCCGAAGCACAAAGGCTTTATCCTAATCTTAAGGTCTTGCTTATGGATTGGGAAGATGTGACGCCCCAATTTTTAATCGAGCATTATGATGTGTTCTTTCAGTCCGAGCCTTGGAAGCGGCATGAATTTTATGCCAATTTTCGAGGCCTCGAGAAGGCGTACCTGAAAGAGGTGCGGAATGTCCACTGTCCGCACGGCTTTTCGGATAAAATTTTTTGGCTTGAAAAGTGCGTATGGGAGGATATTGTTTTAATTTACGGCGAGAATATGATCGATCTGTTTAAGGGCTTAGGGATTGCCGAGCATCTCAATGCAGCGCCAAGAGTCGGGAATTATCGCTATCTCTATTACAAGCACTATCAGTCCCATTTCGATCGATTGGCTGAAGAACATGTTTGGAGTCGCTTTAAAAACAGGCAGCCAACCATCCTCTATGCTCCTACCTGCCACGATCAGGACCATACGACTTCTTTTATGCATGCAGAGCAACTATTCGAAAAAGTGCCCTCTAGCTACAACTTATTGGTTAAAATTCATCCGGCTCTTGAAGAAACAGATGGTCCGGCTGTTTATAGAATGATGGGAAAATATGAGAAAAGAGATAATATTGTTTTTATCCAAGATTTTCCCCCAGTCTATCCTCTTTTAGCTAAATCAGATCTCTATATTGGTGATATGTCTTCCATTGGCTACGACTTTTTGAGTTTTAATCGCCCTATGTTTTTTCTAAATCAAACAAAAAAAGATGCCAAGAAGGATCGCAATCTTTTCTTGTATCGTTGCGGATTTGAAATCCTTCCCGAGCAGTATGGTGAGCTTTATCAGATTTTAGAAACACAGCTGCCGTTCGATCAAGAGCGGTACGGCTCGATTCGAAAAGAGATTTATCGCTACACATTTGGGGAAGAGATTCCATTTGAAAAAATTCGGGAGAGTATTATGCAGGCCACTTTTTCACCTAAAAAATTTGATTAA